TAAGATATCTCAGCAACATGGCGGAAAGGTCTTCTGCCGAGTACCTTGCGCCGTATGCAGTCATAGAATATTGGGTGTCGCCCATTGCGCGTTTGAACGAGGCTGCAATAATGCCCTCCCCCCGAGACTGCAAGCTTTTTGCAGTCTCACCGACGTGAATCGTTCCATCAGGGCAGAAACAGATTACGGAAGGAGTAAGCAAGTTACCGTGTGCGTCGGGGATTATGACAGCCTCGCAGCTGTCCTTATCGTAATAAGCTATCGTTGAGTAGGTTGTCCCGAGGTCAATACCTACCTTCATCCATGCATCCCAGTCACGCGTATGTGCTCGACCGATTTAATACTTGGCAAATCAATACGAAATCCGTAAACTGGCTATTGCCGGCCCCCACTTTATTTCCGGAAAAATCAAATTACGAATTCCGCAGGGGACAGTATCATAGGAATCTCCCGTAAACTCTGGTACCGTTTACGATGGCTATCGCTGCAACCCCAACGTCGGCGAATATTGCAAACCACATCCCGGTCAGGCCGAAAGTGGCAAGTCCCAGTGCGGCAAATTTGAACCCCAGTGAGAAAACAATGTTCTGGTATGCGATTTTTCGTGTCCTCCTTGATATTCTGATGGCCTCCGGCAGCTTCCTGAGGGAATCGTTCATTATGACCACGTCCGCTGCCTCTACTGCGCTGTCGGAACCTATGCCCCCCATTGCCACTCCGACATCGGCCCTTGCTATCGAAGGCGCGTCGTTGATGCCGTCTCCGACATATGCCAGGGAACCCGATCTGTTTTCGAGTCCGAGATACTCTTCAAGCCTGTCCAGTTTGTCCTCCGGAAGCAGTTCGCTGTGGACGTTCGTTATTCCGACGATTTCCGCCACCCGGCTGGCCGATGTTCTGTTGTCGCCGGTCAGCATTATCACGTCCTTCACGCCCAGCTCCCTCATCTCGCGGATGGCTTCGGCGGAATCGTCCTTCGGCTCGTCCGATATGGAAATATGGCCGCCGTACGTGCTGTCGATCGCGACGTGTACATTGGTAACGCCATCGTGTGTGCCGCACGGTTCTATACCTATTTCCCGCATGAGCCTGGCATTCCCCGTGTGAACAGTGTGTCCGTTGACCTCGGTCCTTATGCCCTTTCCTGCTATGTTCACCGATTCTCCGATATCCTCAGGGTCGATAACGCGTCCGTAGCGACCTATTATCGCCGCGGATATCGGATGGTCTGAGTGATACTCTGATTTCGCGGCATACTCCAGCAGGTCGTCCTCTGTGACTCCGTGAGCATGGATGCCGCTGAAGTCGAACGATCCTTTGGTAACGGTGCCGGTTTTGTCCACTACGACTGTATCTACTAGTGCCAGCCTATCCATTACATCCCCTCCGTTGATCAGGATGCCGGATTTTGAGGCACGTCCTACCCCGCAGAAAAATGTCAGCGGCACAGACATGACAAGGGCGCATGGGCAGGAAACCACAAGGAACACCAGCGCGCGATAGACCCATACGTCGGAAGGCAGTCCAAACAAAAGCGTCGGAACGGTCGCAACTATAATTGCGGCAGCGACGACAGCGGGCGTGTAGTACTTTGCAAAAGTGGTTATGAATTTTTCCGTCTTTGCTTTTCTCGACCCCGACTCCTCGACCATTGCAAGGACGCGTGCGACCGCTGAATCAGAGTATTCTCTGTCCGCCCTTATCACAAGGGTGCCAGTCATATTTATGCATCCGCTTAGGGCGGATTCCCCGGGAGCGACGTCCCTCGGCATCGACTCGCCGGTGAGCGCTTTAGTATCCAGAGACGAAGAGCCGGACAGTATGGTTCCGTCTATCGGGATACGTTCCCCGGGAAGCACTACGAAATGTTCGCCTATAGCGACGTCCTCCGGTTTGACGGCGAGCTCATAACCGTTCCTGACCACTCTTACTGAAACAGGCTGCATCTCTACCAGTTCGGAGATGGACTTTCTTGTTTTCTGTACAGCGGCCTCTTCGAACAGCTTCCCG
This genomic interval from Candidatus Cloacimonadota bacterium contains the following:
- a CDS encoding Hsp70 family protein, with product MKVGIDLGTTYSTIAYYDKDSCEAVIIPDAHGNLLTPSVICFCPDGTIHVGETAKSLQSRGEGIIAASFKRAMGDTQYSMTAYGARYSAEDLSAMLLRYLIAGAEARTGHKIDSAVITVPAYFNDFQRTATIRAGEKCGIEIQKIVNEPTAAAISYGYNKAGNKTVMVYDLG
- the cadA gene encoding cadmium-translocating P-type ATPase; translation: MAVLITAYAIAGYVVAISAAKSLRYGMILDENFLAIIASAGAFIIGASIEGAAVILFFCVGKLFEEAAVQKTRKSISELVEMQPVSVRVVRNGYELAVKPEDVAIGEHFVVLPGERIPIDGTILSGSSSLDTKALTGESMPRDVAPGESALSGCINMTGTLVIRADREYSDSAVARVLAMVEESGSRKAKTEKFITTFAKYYTPAVVAAAIIVATVPTLLFGLPSDVWVYRALVFLVVSCPCALVMSVPLTFFCGVGRASKSGILINGGDVMDRLALVDTVVVDKTGTVTKGSFDFSGIHAHGVTEDDLLEYAAKSEYHSDHPISAAIIGRYGRVIDPEDIGESVNIAGKGIRTEVNGHTVHTGNARLMREIGIEPCGTHDGVTNVHVAIDSTYGGHISISDEPKDDSAEAIREMRELGVKDVIMLTGDNRTSASRVAEIVGITNVHSELLPEDKLDRLEEYLGLENRSGSLAYVGDGINDAPSIARADVGVAMGGIGSDSAVEAADVVIMNDSLRKLPEAIRISRRTRKIAYQNIVFSLGFKFAALGLATFGLTGMWFAIFADVGVAAIAIVNGTRVYGRFL